In Zobellia roscoffensis, the following are encoded in one genomic region:
- a CDS encoding Sec-independent protein translocase subunit TatA/TatB — protein MYSLHFLFISGGEIFFIMFIVVMVFGADKIPGIAKGLGKGMRQLKDATEDIKQEIQKSADKQGVDTSFITDIKKDIDDVKDNLTSGIGDDLKKGVSSVKKSVDDVTGTIKRS, from the coding sequence ATGTATTCATTACACTTTTTATTCATTAGCGGAGGCGAAATTTTCTTTATCATGTTCATTGTGGTAATGGTTTTCGGTGCCGATAAGATTCCCGGCATAGCCAAAGGGCTGGGCAAGGGCATGCGTCAACTAAAAGACGCTACGGAAGATATTAAACAAGAAATTCAGAAAAGCGCTGATAAGCAGGGTGTTGATACCAGCTTTATCACGGACATTAAAAAGGATATTGATGATGTTAAGGATAATCTTACTTCAGGAATAGGTGATGACCTTAAGAAGGGAGTGAGCAGCGTTAAGAAGAGCGTTGATGATGTTACCGGAACTATCAAAAGAAGTTAG
- a CDS encoding phosphatase PAP2 family protein, translating to MLDRILEWDRETFIYLNNLGVEDYDQFWIVVTHFSTWIPLFVLFFVLIFIKYPKREAIYVILTIVGMIFFVTTLTDLTKEVVARLRPNNDETMNTLIRILKPSSSYSFFSGHSSSSFSATTIVVLFLRNRFKWCWLFYIWPLLFVSSRIFVGVHFPTDIIVGSTVGVLSALFFYNLYVRLIAPYLGLSRP from the coding sequence TTGCTAGACCGTATTCTAGAATGGGATAGGGAAACCTTTATCTATCTGAATAATTTAGGTGTTGAAGATTACGACCAGTTTTGGATTGTTGTAACGCACTTTTCTACTTGGATTCCTCTTTTTGTTTTGTTTTTTGTTTTGATTTTTATCAAATATCCCAAAAGGGAAGCCATATATGTGATTCTCACTATCGTTGGGATGATATTTTTTGTCACTACCCTTACCGATTTAACCAAAGAAGTGGTAGCAAGGTTGCGCCCCAATAATGATGAGACCATGAATACGCTTATTCGTATTCTAAAGCCATCTTCTAGTTATAGTTTCTTTTCAGGGCATTCATCTAGTTCGTTTTCGGCAACTACTATTGTTGTGTTATTTTTGAGAAACCGCTTTAAGTGGTGTTGGTTGTTCTATATCTGGCCATTACTTTTTGTGTCTAGCCGTATTTTTGTGGGCGTACATTTTCCCACGGATATTATTGTAGGTTCTACCGTTGGCGTGCTTTCTGCATTGTTTTTTTATAACCTCTACGTAAGACTTATAGCACCCTACTTAGGGTTAAGCCGTCCCTGA
- a CDS encoding O-methyltransferase, whose amino-acid sequence MHFLSADLEDYIQNHSENEPQLLQELTRETHLKVVRPRMLTGHFQGRVLSVLSKIIYPKNILEIGTYTGYSALCLAEGMQKNGQLHTIDINEELQDIQERYFSRSPYKDQIFQYVGDAKKIIPQLERTFDLVFIDAEKKDYPDYFELVMKKTHPGSVILSDNVLWSGKVVEPLDRKDKVTPILLDFNKKLKEDPRVETVLLPIRDGLTLSRVL is encoded by the coding sequence ATGCATTTCTTATCTGCGGATTTAGAGGATTACATTCAAAACCATTCTGAAAACGAGCCCCAACTACTCCAAGAACTCACCAGGGAAACACATCTTAAGGTTGTCCGTCCACGGATGCTTACAGGACATTTTCAAGGAAGAGTACTGAGTGTTTTATCAAAAATAATCTATCCAAAAAACATACTTGAAATAGGTACCTACACAGGGTATTCTGCTCTTTGTCTAGCCGAAGGCATGCAAAAAAATGGACAATTACATACCATAGATATTAACGAAGAACTTCAGGACATTCAAGAACGTTATTTTTCGCGTAGCCCCTACAAGGACCAAATTTTTCAGTATGTAGGCGATGCAAAAAAAATCATACCTCAATTGGAACGTACTTTTGACCTTGTTTTTATTGATGCCGAAAAAAAAGACTATCCTGATTACTTTGAACTGGTCATGAAAAAAACCCATCCAGGCAGTGTTATACTCTCGGATAATGTATTGTGGTCAGGAAAAGTTGTAGAACCTTTAGACCGAAAAGATAAGGTAACGCCAATTCTTTTAGACTTCAACAAAAAATTAAAAGAGGATCCACGGGTAGAAACGGTATTACTACCTATCAGGGACGGCTTAACCCTAAGTAGGGTGCTATAA
- a CDS encoding GNAT family N-acetyltransferase — translation MSEFITRRALLDDLDTLQEFEQGIIAFERPYDPTLKPDPISYYDLGELIKSDTAEVVVVESDGCLVASGYAKIRPAKPYLNHENYSYLGFMYTHPDFRGKGLNKRIVNTLKDWSVSKGITEIRLTVYDENHGAIKAYEKAGFKKHIIEMRIVDLK, via the coding sequence ATGAGTGAATTTATAACCAGGAGAGCGTTATTAGACGATTTAGATACATTGCAAGAATTTGAGCAAGGTATCATCGCTTTTGAGCGACCGTATGACCCAACGCTTAAGCCAGATCCAATTAGTTACTATGATTTGGGGGAGCTGATAAAAAGTGATACAGCCGAGGTTGTTGTTGTTGAATCTGATGGGTGTTTAGTAGCATCTGGCTATGCCAAAATTAGACCTGCCAAACCCTACCTGAATCATGAAAATTATAGTTATTTGGGGTTTATGTATACGCATCCGGATTTTAGGGGAAAGGGGCTTAATAAGAGGATCGTAAATACTTTAAAGGATTGGTCCGTCTCCAAGGGTATTACGGAAATACGCCTTACCGTTTATGATGAAAACCATGGAGCTATTAAAGCCTATGAAAAAGCAGGTTTTAAGAAGCACATTATTGAGATGCGAATTGTTGATTTAAAGTAG
- the kynU gene encoding kynureninase has translation MKFENTLEFAQKLDSEDKLRSYRDEFYFPKVNGKQVIYFTGNSLGLQPKRTQKFVDEVMTDWKDLAVEGHFHSDKPWWDYHEQLAAPLAKVVGAKTEEVSVMNTLTVNLHLLMVTFYRPTAKRYKILCEEKAFPSDQYMLQSQVRHHGLNPDDALVEVKKREGENFWRTEDVLEKINEIGDELALVLIGGVNYYNGQVFDMKTITKAGKAVGANVGWDLAHGAGNIELKLHDWGADFAAWCSYKYMNSGPGNASGIFIHERYLNQKDISRFEGWWGTKKETRFLMKPEFEPMENADAWQLSNPPVLSVAPYLASLEMFEEVGMDALIAKRDLIVAYLEFVLHEIDAEMEGTTFEIITPEDRGTQLSVFLHGQGKPLFDYLMENGVITDWREPNVIRLAPAPFYCSYEDMYRFGQILKEGIKTI, from the coding sequence ATGAAATTCGAGAACACCTTAGAGTTTGCCCAAAAACTGGATTCTGAAGATAAATTGCGAAGCTATCGCGATGAATTTTACTTTCCGAAAGTAAATGGTAAGCAGGTTATTTATTTTACAGGGAACTCTCTTGGATTACAACCCAAACGAACTCAAAAGTTTGTGGATGAGGTTATGACCGATTGGAAGGATCTTGCGGTAGAAGGTCATTTTCACTCGGATAAACCGTGGTGGGATTATCACGAGCAATTAGCGGCTCCCTTGGCCAAAGTAGTAGGAGCAAAGACGGAGGAAGTATCCGTAATGAATACGCTTACAGTGAACCTTCATCTTTTGATGGTTACTTTTTATAGGCCTACGGCCAAACGTTATAAAATTCTTTGTGAAGAGAAAGCATTTCCATCTGATCAGTATATGCTGCAAAGTCAAGTGAGACATCATGGCCTAAATCCTGATGATGCTTTGGTAGAGGTGAAAAAAAGAGAAGGTGAAAACTTCTGGCGTACCGAAGATGTTTTAGAAAAAATAAACGAAATAGGAGATGAATTGGCCTTGGTACTCATAGGGGGAGTAAACTATTATAATGGTCAGGTTTTTGACATGAAAACCATTACCAAAGCAGGTAAGGCTGTTGGTGCCAATGTAGGTTGGGATTTGGCCCATGGTGCAGGTAATATAGAATTGAAATTGCACGACTGGGGCGCAGATTTTGCTGCTTGGTGTAGTTATAAATACATGAATAGTGGGCCTGGAAATGCTTCTGGGATTTTTATTCATGAGCGCTATTTGAATCAGAAAGATATTTCCAGGTTTGAAGGTTGGTGGGGAACTAAAAAGGAAACACGGTTTTTAATGAAACCAGAATTTGAACCCATGGAGAATGCAGATGCTTGGCAGTTAAGCAATCCACCGGTACTGTCCGTTGCCCCTTATTTGGCTTCGTTGGAAATGTTTGAAGAAGTGGGTATGGATGCTTTGATAGCAAAAAGAGATCTTATAGTTGCGTATCTAGAGTTTGTTCTCCATGAAATAGATGCAGAAATGGAGGGCACTACTTTTGAAATCATTACGCCTGAGGACAGGGGTACGCAGTTATCCGTTTTTCTTCACGGACAAGGAAAGCCACTTTTTGATTATTTAATGGAAAATGGAGTTATCACAGATTGGCGTGAACCAAATGTGATTCGTTTGGCACCAGCACCTTTTTACTGCTCTTATGAAGATATGTATCGGTTTGGTCAAATCTTAAAAGAGGGTATTAAAACAATATAA
- a CDS encoding M12 family metallopeptidase, with protein MKNKKFPTSLMLLMAVCTLVIVSCSNDTTELEAETSVVPQTEVPADQGTEFVTKYFMGDAVQVKLEADGTYSLAGTDTRLFEDQLSDSADSYNPNPVPGEELSALALGGGVRKWTDNTVYYVIDGLSSSVRSELQKSFDEWSNKTNVTFKERTNQSNYVTISSSGSNSNSGVATLGMYNSRGYIQLGTRATAVVIIHELGHTLGYIHEQNRSDRDNHIIIRTENIQSNAQDQFYKSSSATFLTGSFDVNSIMMYGSYTFSKNGQPTITDLSGNILPQRQARLSSLDIQGTNAAYPSANGGGGNPDPEPENLCDTAPNYSSSKSYSVGDYVLYYGRLYQRDYTRWNYIENCN; from the coding sequence ATGAAAAACAAGAAATTCCCTACTTCACTTATGCTTTTAATGGCAGTTTGTACATTGGTAATTGTCTCCTGCTCCAATGATACTACTGAACTTGAAGCCGAAACTTCCGTAGTCCCCCAAACGGAAGTTCCGGCAGATCAAGGTACAGAATTTGTCACTAAATATTTTATGGGTGATGCGGTTCAGGTGAAATTAGAAGCAGATGGAACCTATAGTCTTGCCGGTACAGATACACGCTTATTTGAAGACCAACTTTCAGATTCTGCAGATTCCTATAATCCAAATCCCGTTCCAGGTGAAGAGCTGTCAGCCTTAGCTTTGGGTGGTGGCGTTAGAAAATGGACAGACAATACCGTTTACTACGTAATTGATGGTTTAAGTTCTAGCGTTCGTAGTGAACTACAAAAGTCTTTTGACGAATGGTCCAATAAAACCAATGTTACTTTTAAGGAACGTACCAATCAATCTAACTATGTAACTATATCTTCTTCTGGTTCAAATAGTAATTCTGGAGTGGCTACTTTGGGTATGTATAATTCCCGTGGCTATATTCAATTAGGAACCCGAGCTACTGCAGTAGTTATTATTCATGAATTGGGTCATACCTTGGGATATATTCATGAGCAGAACAGGTCAGATAGAGATAATCATATTATCATCAGAACCGAGAATATACAATCTAATGCACAAGACCAGTTTTATAAGAGTAGTTCCGCAACGTTCTTAACAGGCTCTTTTGATGTCAATTCTATTATGATGTACGGCAGTTATACCTTCAGTAAAAATGGACAGCCTACTATTACTGATCTTAGTGGAAATATATTACCGCAGCGGCAAGCCCGTTTGTCTTCATTGGATATTCAAGGAACTAATGCGGCCTATCCTTCTGCAAATGGTGGAGGTGGTAACCCTGACCCGGAACCTGAGAATTTATGTGATACAGCTCCTAATTATTCATCAAGCAAAAGTTATAGTGTAGGAGATTATGTGCTGTACTATGGCCGTTTGTATCAACGGGATTATACCCGCTGGAACTACATTGAAAATTGTAATTAA
- a CDS encoding MFS transporter: MKSLRLILTNSRYFGAAWVFASINILFGTWAIYIPAVKEQLQIDKSQLGLAIFFLSLGVFTVFPLASSIINRIGVGRATWYGVILSSIAALLPLLAPSYYTLMAALFLLGASNGFTDISMNTLVTELEKEDKKSFMSAAHGFFSLGGVLAGLGSFLIGPLSNPPLHMLIAVVLVLGVNFIFHGKYKKVVAAVEEKEAFSLKLFKPMLFLGLISFVAMGSEGAIVDWSGLYLKEISLAPEVLWGAGFLGFQVTMTLGRFLGDGISEKIGSVKMVTFAAVLVLIGYVMVLSTETYMAISGFALSGLGFSVMVPEVFRIGGKVKGVDSSQSVSFIAGTGYAGFLVAPPILGFIADGFSLKTCFFVLFACALLVLAATFKLKRNSRKAS, from the coding sequence ATGAAATCGTTACGTCTCATTCTGACCAATTCCCGTTATTTTGGAGCGGCTTGGGTCTTTGCCAGTATAAATATCCTTTTTGGTACTTGGGCTATTTATATTCCAGCAGTTAAAGAACAACTTCAGATAGATAAATCGCAATTAGGTCTAGCTATATTTTTTCTTTCGCTTGGTGTATTTACGGTATTTCCATTGGCTTCTTCTATTATTAATAGAATAGGGGTAGGGCGTGCTACTTGGTATGGAGTTATTCTTAGTAGTATAGCGGCTCTTTTACCCTTGTTGGCACCTAGTTATTATACGTTAATGGCAGCATTGTTCTTACTTGGGGCCTCCAATGGTTTTACGGATATTTCCATGAATACATTGGTGACTGAACTAGAAAAAGAAGACAAGAAAAGTTTTATGAGTGCTGCTCACGGATTTTTTAGTTTGGGAGGTGTATTGGCTGGGCTAGGAAGCTTTCTCATAGGCCCGCTTAGTAATCCGCCTTTACATATGTTAATTGCAGTTGTACTGGTTTTGGGTGTTAATTTTATTTTCCATGGAAAGTATAAAAAAGTGGTTGCCGCAGTGGAAGAAAAAGAAGCGTTTAGCTTAAAGCTTTTTAAACCGATGTTGTTTTTGGGACTTATTTCATTTGTTGCCATGGGAAGCGAAGGGGCTATCGTAGATTGGAGCGGACTTTACTTAAAAGAGATAAGTTTGGCACCAGAAGTATTGTGGGGAGCCGGGTTTTTGGGATTTCAAGTTACCATGACTTTGGGGCGGTTTTTGGGTGATGGTATTAGTGAAAAAATAGGTTCAGTAAAAATGGTAACCTTTGCAGCCGTATTGGTGTTAATTGGGTATGTTATGGTATTGAGCACCGAAACCTATATGGCTATTTCTGGTTTTGCTTTAAGCGGACTCGGTTTTTCCGTAATGGTGCCAGAAGTATTTAGAATTGGTGGAAAAGTAAAAGGAGTGGATTCTTCGCAGAGTGTATCGTTTATAGCGGGCACGGGTTACGCCGGCTTTTTAGTAGCCCCTCCAATCCTAGGATTTATAGCAGATGGTTTTTCGCTAAAAACCTGTTTTTTTGTATTATTTGCTTGTGCCCTTTTGGTTTTGGCGGCTACATTTAAGCTGAAGCGAAACAGTAGAAAAGCTTCGTAA
- a CDS encoding PorP/SprF family type IX secretion system membrane protein encodes MTALRNHLVILAICCAFFSNAQQLPQFTQYIYNTMSINPAYAGSRQTLNATALHRNQWAGIEGNPTTSTLSVHTPIRFSNVGVGLSYINDQLGFEKTNYIYADISYTVPLSRNVNMALGLKGGVTNYKLETPDESDPFFFDGFSKWNPNMGAGIYISSNKWYFGASTPRILNTDLNNGEFVALERNSYYAIGGYVFDIGKTTKFKPTAIMKYTNGAPATYDVTANFLFYEKFWIGASYRFNDSDSFGVLMDYAISDSFRIGYAYDLPTSTFRPYSGGTHEIILIYELFNRGLKAMKSPRYF; translated from the coding sequence ATGACAGCACTTAGAAATCACCTAGTAATTTTGGCGATATGCTGTGCCTTTTTCTCAAATGCACAACAGCTACCACAGTTTACACAATACATTTATAATACTATGTCTATAAACCCTGCTTATGCAGGCAGCAGACAAACATTAAATGCTACCGCTTTGCACAGGAACCAATGGGCCGGTATAGAAGGGAACCCAACAACAAGTACACTATCCGTTCATACGCCCATACGCTTTAGCAATGTAGGAGTTGGTCTATCCTATATAAATGACCAATTGGGGTTTGAGAAAACAAATTACATTTATGCAGACATCTCATATACCGTTCCTTTAAGTAGAAATGTAAACATGGCTTTAGGATTAAAAGGTGGTGTTACCAACTACAAATTAGAAACTCCAGATGAGAGTGACCCCTTCTTTTTTGATGGTTTTTCTAAATGGAATCCAAATATGGGAGCTGGTATTTACATAAGTTCTAACAAATGGTATTTTGGCGCTTCTACCCCTCGTATTCTAAATACCGATTTAAATAATGGCGAATTCGTAGCATTGGAACGTAACAGTTATTACGCCATTGGTGGTTATGTGTTTGATATTGGTAAAACCACAAAATTCAAGCCTACGGCAATTATGAAGTATACCAATGGAGCACCCGCTACATATGACGTGACTGCTAACTTTCTCTTTTATGAAAAATTTTGGATTGGAGCTTCATATCGCTTTAATGATTCGGATAGTTTTGGGGTGTTAATGGATTATGCCATATCGGACTCCTTTAGAATTGGATATGCTTATGACCTACCTACCTCAACTTTCAGACCCTACTCAGGTGGTACACATGAGATCATCCTCATTTATGAATTATTCAATAGAGGGTTAAAAGCTATGAAATCTCCTCGTTATTTTTAG
- a CDS encoding gliding motility-associated C-terminal domain-containing protein has product MKKLIPNKKLIRALGLLMLTLAFNTANAQLQKGFTPRYSETITGDFTMVANNVLSRHATNPYNGNGSNHDFSDNVFVDIDSDPTTFNSSSANLSNPSPGSSCLTIERVFLYWAAADKEYEVDGSGTPIAGNGGTEPSWNFDDVKLMLPGSSTYEATLTADDVIYRGRDDHFVNDPYICVKDITSLVQGVNDPFGTYQVANVKATEGQLLSHGGGRTGTSGGWQIVFVWQSPLMPQKHITLFDGYAHITRDENNFDVTFDGFQTVPNGDVKANMVIGSFEGDRGIPRDQLLMLDTSNSWEPLSTPMRPENNFFNSSITTNGSNYLDRTPASSNTLGYDASLFNLDNSGNSLITNNQTSTTLRMTSDQESYGLYLLGLAVEVYEPSLNSLDLYATASDESPRTGETIQIYLDVANTGNDNIRDLTFSTTIPEEMDFISVEPLPNEITYNFNATTRELTFEVADGYTDVTSAPYTIQYAVRIKDDAYFSSIPACTFNSDSQTLATYMGEINMTQQTSNSSFTFDECGVGNGDPTSIVISITDVQAPVFAENLPGDITVPCNGVPDAAILTAIDYCDPDPSTTFTETATNDRNCETGYEIIRTWTATDNANNTFTHTQIITVISDECIMDEEAPTFIEELPEDIIVDCDSIPEAAVLTATDNCDMDPEVTFSETASNDRDCTTGYEITRTWIAVDNNRNETVHTQIIIVEADLPCDIENLVVSKTLTANGDGINDIFEISGLEGCDYTYHLKVFNRWGNIVYENSDYTNDWSGIAPKNSLGNSGMLSSGTYYYIIGFGNNEIKPVNGYIYIGSN; this is encoded by the coding sequence ATGAAGAAACTTATACCTAACAAAAAACTAATAAGAGCTCTAGGGCTTCTTATGCTTACATTGGCATTTAATACCGCCAATGCGCAACTTCAGAAAGGATTTACTCCTAGATACTCAGAAACAATAACTGGTGATTTCACCATGGTTGCCAACAATGTACTTTCTAGACATGCCACAAACCCCTATAACGGAAACGGCAGTAATCATGATTTTTCAGACAACGTTTTTGTTGATATAGATAGTGACCCTACTACTTTTAATTCCAGTAGCGCCAATTTATCCAATCCATCACCAGGCAGTTCATGTTTAACCATAGAACGTGTTTTTCTCTATTGGGCAGCAGCGGATAAAGAATATGAAGTTGATGGTTCCGGAACTCCTATTGCCGGAAATGGCGGAACTGAACCTTCTTGGAATTTTGATGATGTAAAACTAATGTTGCCCGGGTCTAGCACATACGAGGCAACGCTTACAGCTGATGATGTAATTTACCGTGGTAGAGATGATCATTTTGTAAACGACCCTTATATCTGCGTTAAAGATATTACCAGTTTGGTGCAAGGAGTAAACGACCCTTTTGGCACCTATCAAGTAGCAAACGTAAAAGCTACGGAAGGACAATTGCTCTCTCACGGTGGTGGAAGAACAGGTACTTCCGGTGGATGGCAAATAGTCTTTGTATGGCAAAGTCCACTTATGCCGCAAAAACACATCACGCTTTTTGACGGTTATGCCCATATTACAAGAGATGAGAATAATTTTGACGTTACTTTTGATGGTTTTCAAACCGTACCGAATGGCGATGTAAAAGCTAATATGGTTATTGGTTCTTTTGAAGGCGATAGAGGTATTCCTCGTGACCAACTGTTAATGTTAGATACTTCTAACTCATGGGAGCCGTTGAGCACCCCAATGAGGCCAGAAAATAATTTCTTCAATAGTTCTATTACCACTAATGGTTCCAATTATTTAGATCGTACACCTGCAAGTTCAAACACCTTGGGCTATGATGCCAGCTTGTTTAATTTGGATAATAGTGGAAACTCATTAATTACAAATAATCAAACCTCAACTACCCTACGGATGACGTCTGACCAAGAGTCTTACGGATTATATTTGTTAGGATTAGCGGTTGAAGTATATGAACCATCATTGAATTCTTTGGATTTGTACGCTACCGCTTCGGACGAGAGTCCACGTACAGGAGAAACCATTCAAATTTATTTAGATGTCGCCAATACCGGAAACGATAATATAAGAGACTTAACTTTTTCGACCACCATACCTGAAGAAATGGATTTCATAAGTGTAGAACCACTACCCAATGAAATCACTTATAATTTTAATGCTACTACCAGAGAACTGACTTTTGAAGTAGCAGATGGATATACAGATGTTACGAGTGCACCATACACTATCCAATATGCCGTACGAATTAAGGATGACGCTTATTTCTCTAGTATTCCAGCATGTACTTTTAATTCAGATTCCCAAACTTTGGCGACGTATATGGGCGAAATAAATATGACCCAACAGACCTCTAACAGTTCATTTACGTTTGATGAATGTGGCGTTGGTAATGGAGACCCGACCTCAATAGTAATTAGCATTACAGATGTACAGGCTCCTGTGTTTGCAGAAAACCTCCCGGGTGATATTACAGTGCCTTGTAACGGCGTTCCTGACGCGGCTATTTTAACTGCTATTGATTATTGTGACCCAGACCCTTCAACCACTTTTACAGAAACGGCTACCAATGACCGAAACTGTGAAACAGGGTATGAAATAATAAGAACATGGACAGCAACCGATAATGCCAATAATACTTTTACCCATACACAAATCATTACCGTTATATCTGATGAATGTATCATGGATGAAGAAGCACCAACGTTCATAGAAGAGCTTCCAGAAGACATCATCGTAGATTGTGATTCCATTCCTGAAGCAGCAGTATTAACCGCTACGGATAATTGTGATATGGACCCTGAGGTAACTTTTAGCGAAACCGCATCAAATGACAGAGACTGTACTACTGGTTATGAAATAACAAGAACATGGATTGCTGTTGATAATAATAGGAACGAAACTGTTCATACACAAATAATCATTGTAGAAGCAGATTTACCCTGTGACATAGAAAATCTGGTAGTTTCTAAAACCCTAACAGCCAATGGAGATGGCATTAACGATATTTTTGAAATTTCCGGATTGGAAGGATGTGATTATACTTACCACCTAAAAGTTTTTAACCGTTGGGGCAATATAGTCTATGAGAATAGCGATTACACTAATGACTGGAGTGGAATTGCTCCTAAAAACTCTTTAGGTAATTCGGGCATGCTTTCATCAGGCACCTATTACTATATCATCGGGTTTGGAAATAATGAAATTAAACCTGTTAACGGATACATTTATATTGGCTCTAACTAA
- a CDS encoding ClpP family protease, with product MSAKKGKVQEAIDEKLLEERKVFLWGMVDDDSAKHVIDRLLYLDMQNNKEIQLYINSPGGYVTSGFAMYDIIKSLKSPVSTICTGLAASMGSILLSVGKKGRRFIQPHAQVMIHQPSGGARGQASNIEIQAKEIIKTKELSARILADNCGQDYEKVLKDFDRDYWMNAEESIAYGIVDGILE from the coding sequence ATGAGTGCTAAAAAAGGAAAAGTTCAAGAAGCGATAGACGAAAAATTGTTAGAAGAAAGAAAAGTCTTCTTATGGGGCATGGTAGATGATGATTCTGCTAAGCACGTTATAGATCGTTTATTGTATTTAGATATGCAGAATAATAAAGAAATACAATTATACATTAATAGTCCAGGTGGTTATGTTACTTCTGGTTTTGCTATGTATGATATCATAAAATCGCTAAAAAGCCCTGTTTCTACAATCTGTACGGGCCTTGCTGCTTCTATGGGTTCTATTTTACTTTCTGTAGGAAAAAAAGGTAGAAGGTTTATTCAGCCGCATGCACAGGTTATGATTCACCAACCTAGTGGTGGAGCGCGAGGACAAGCTTCAAATATTGAAATTCAAGCCAAAGAAATAATCAAGACCAAAGAATTGAGTGCCCGTATTTTGGCAGATAATTGTGGTCAAGATTATGAAAAAGTATTGAAAGATTTTGATAGAGATTATTGGATGAATGCCGAAGAATCGATTGCATACGGCATCGTAGATGGTATTTTAGAATAG